The following coding sequences lie in one Globicephala melas chromosome 15, mGloMel1.2, whole genome shotgun sequence genomic window:
- the POLR3E gene encoding DNA-directed RNA polymerase III subunit RPC5 isoform X1: MANEEDDPVIQEIDVYLAKSLAEKLYLFQYPVRPVSMTYDDIPHLSARIKPKQQKVELEMAIDTLNPNYCRSKGEQIALNVDGACADETSTYSSKLMDKQTFCSSQTTSNTSRYAAALYRQGELHLTPLHGILQLRPSFSYLDKADAKHREREAANEAGDSSQDEAEEDVKQITVRFSRPESEQARQRRVQSYEFLQKKHAEEPWVHLHYYGLRDSRSEHERQYLLCQGSSGVENTELVKSPSEYLMMLMPPSQEEEKDKPVAPSNVLSMAQLRTLPLADQIKILMKNVKVMPFANLMSLLGPSIDSVAVLRGIQKVAMLVQGNWVVKSDILYPKDSSSPHSGVPAEVLCRGRDFVMWKFTQSRWVVRKEVAAVTKLCAEDVKDFLEHMAVVRINKGWEFILPYDGEFIKKHPDVVQRQHMLWTGIQAKLEKVYNLVKETMPKKPDGQSGPVGLVSGDQRVQVAKRQAQQNHALLERELQRRKEQLRASSVLPAVRIKEEPVSEEGEEEEERGAEDEQPMDTSPGGGLHSRLANGLPAARAAGGDSFNGHPPSGSAGTPVARELRAFVEATFQRQFVLTLSELKRLFNLHLASLPPGHMLFSGISDRMLQDTVLAAGCKQILVPFPPQTAASPDEQKVFALWESGDMSDQHRQVLLEIFSKNYRVRRNMIQSRLTQECGEDLSKQEVDKVLKDCCVSYGGMWYLKGTVQS, from the exons ATGGCCAATGAAGAGGATGACCCAGTCATACAAGAG ATCGACGTGTACTTGGCCAAAAGTCTGGCAGAGAAGCTCTATCTGTTTCAG taCCCTGTGCGTCCAGTCTCGATGACCTATGATGACATTCCGCACCTCTCAGCCAGGATCAAGCCCAAGCAGCAGAAG GTGGAGCTTGAGATGGCCATCGACACGCTGAATCCCAACTATTGCCGCAGCAAAGGGGAGCAGATCGCGCTGAACGTGGACGGGGCCTGCGCTGACGAGACCAGCACATACTCCTC GAAGCTGATGGACAAGCAGACGTTCTGCTCTTCCCAGACCACCAGTAACACATCCCGTTATGCTGCCGCGCTCTACAGGCAAG GTGAGCTCCACCTGACACCTTTACATGGCATCCTGCAGCTGCGGCCCAGCTTCTCCTACCTGGATAAGGCAGATGCCAAGCACCGTGAGAGGGAGGCAGCCAACGAGG CGGGAGACTCTTCACAGGACGAGGCAGAAGAAGATGTGAAACAGATCACG GTGCGGTTCTCCCGGCCTGAGTCGGAGCAGGCCCGCCAGCGCCGCGTGCAGTCCTACGAGTTCCTGCAGAAGAAGCATGCTGAGGAGCCCTGGGTCCACCTGCACTACTATGGCCTGAGG GACAGCCGCTCTGAGCATGAGCGCCAGTACCTGCTGTGCCAGGGCTCCAGTGGGGTTGAGAACACAGAGCTTGTCAAGTCACCCAG TGAGTACCTCATGATGCTGATGCCTCCCAGCCAGGAGGAGGAGAA AGACAAACCCGTGGCCCCCAGCAATGTCCTGTCCATGGCTCAGCTGCGCACCCTGCCCCTAGCTGATCAGATCAAGATCCTGATGAAGAATG TGAAGGTCATGCCTTTTGCCAACTTGATGAGCCTCCTGGGCCCCTCCATCGACTCTGTGGCTGTTCTGCGTGGCATCCAGAAGGTGGCGATGTTAGTCCAAGGAAACTGGGTGGTGAAGAG TGACATCCTGTACCCCAAGGACTCTTCTAGCCCTCACAGCGGCGTGCCTGCTGAGGTGCTCTGCAGGGGCCGAGACTTTGTT aTGTGGAAGTTCACGCAGAGCCGGTGGGTGGTAAGGAAAGAGGTGGCAGCGGTGACTAAA ctctgcgCGGAAGACGTGAAGGACTTTCTAGAGCACATGGCCGTAGTGAGGATCAACAAGGGCTGGGAGTTCATCCTGCCGTATGACGGGGAGTTCATCAAGAAACATCCAGATGTGGTCCAGCGGCAGCACATGCTGTGGACGGGCATCCAGGCCAA ATTAGAAAAAGTTTATAATCTTGTGAAGGAAACCATGCCAAAGAAGCCGGATGGACAATCAG GGCCTGTCGGGCTGGTCTCTGGGGACCAGCGGGTCCAAGTCGCCAAAAGACAGGCCCAACAGAACCACGCGCTGCTGGAGCGGGAGCTGCAGCGGAGGAAGGAGCAGCTGCGGGCGTCCTCGGTCCTGCCCGCTGTGCGGATCAAGGAGGAGCCCGTGagtgaggagggggaggaagaggaagagcggGGGGCAGAGGATGAGCAGCCCATGGACACCTCGCCCGGTGGTGGCCTCCACAGCAGGCTGGCCAACGGGCTGCCTGCTGCGCGGGCGGCAGGCGGGGACAGCTTCAACGGGCACCCGCCCTCCGGCTCTGCCGGTACCCCCGTGGCCCGGGAACTGAGGGCCTTCGTGGAAGCCACCTTTCAGAGACAGTTTGTGCTCACGCTGAGCGAACTCAAGCGCCTCTTCAACCTGCACTTGGCCAGCCTGCCCCCCGGCCACATGCTCTTCAGCGGCATCTCGGACCGCATGCTGCAGGACACGGTGCTGGCCGCCGGCTGCAAGCAGATACTGGTGCCT TTTCCCCCACAGACGGCTGCTTCCCCGGATGAGCAGAAGGTGTTCGCCCTCTGGGAGTCTGGAGACATGAGTGACCAG